The region TCGCAAGGACGTTTCTTCTCAAGTGTCGAGCACAAAGGAGTGAATACGGTGACGGACAAAATGTATGGTTATCGCTCCACTCGATACGAGCCATGGCGCGATATTCTCGGTGAGAGGCGTCTGTTCCCAAGCAGATACTCGTTCGCCGGCTTTGGTGCGACGCTCAACTATACCCCGCTGCCGGCCTAGAGAAAATCGCCCGCACGGTATCAGCTAGAAGGCAAGTTCTTGCTCAAAATGCCGTCCTCCCGTTTACAACCAAAGGGTCTTCTGGTGGTAGCGTTTGCTGTCACATCTCTGCTGTGCTCCGCGTCTTCCCAGAACGTCGTGAATATCACGCTCTTCTACGAGGGACTTTGTCCTGGCTGCCACTCTTTCATCCTGGACCAACTACACCCCACGTACGGCAAGCTCCAAGACTACCTCAATGTCGATATCTTGCCTTTCGGCAACGCCCACATAGACGTCGTCAACGGTACCGTCAAATTTCACTGCCAGCATGGCCCTGATGAGTGCTACATCAACGAAGTACATACGTGCGCTGTCAAGTATGTCCACCCGACCCGAAAGCTTCTAGACTTCGTTGCATGCATGCTTAGCCAGAACGTTCCCACGAAAGCGGGCAAGCCGTGCGCCCAGAAGGTGGGTACCGACTGGGGTGTCTTGGACAGATGCAGCAGTGGACCAGAAGGTACGCAGCTTCTGTTAGACATGGGAAAGAGGACGCGGAACCACAAACCACCAATCCAGTACGTGCCGTGGATAGAAGTCAACGGAGCGCACAACGCCACCATTCAAGAGAAGGCGCAGGTAGAACTGTTTGGTTTCGCCTGCGAGCTTCTCGAGCCAGATGCCCCTAGGATCTGCAAGAAGCCGAGCTCCTATTATTGCGCCGCACGACAGTGACTGATATACACCCAGCAACCCAAAATTTGGACAACTTGTACGATGTTGCTCTGAAGACACATCACTGCAATAATTGTGTTACTTAACCTGCTGCTGGAATAAATCGGAAACGTTATACAGTAAAACGTCATGCTCGGAAGAATCCCCGTAAAACTTGTACTACAGTTGCAAGAACCAGGTATGGGTTCCTAATCAACTGTAGAATGACTCATCGAGAATGTGCGAGTTAATCAGGCAACCATTTTAAGCATAGGCTTTGAAGCGATGTTGTAAATAATTGCGTGCTGCAAACGACAAATTTTCCTCCCGGCCTTTTGTGATTGCTAGACGATTTTGATTCGAACTATATCGCCAAAAGCATCATCGTTGTACAGTTTATAGTGAACAACTGCACTGCAGTGTCCTTAACAGGCAGTTTTGTGTTTCTACAAATGTTGCTATAGTTTCGTCCATTGATTAAGCGCGACGTACGCGACACCGGGTGTTCCCTTTCTTGTGtgtttttttgtgcgtgtgtctgtgttcTGTCGAGCTAGCAGTTAGTCACTTCCAGGCAGGCGTGAGCTCGCGTTGATGAGCGTCACTTAACACACTCCCACGTAATTTTAACTCCGACCTTCCAAATAGGTTGACGGGGACGCTTTCGAGGTCCTGTAAGACTGGTTTGATCAGTTCAATTGTGAAGCTTGCTTCCACGACTAGACCCATGAGTGCAGTCTACGGAATGTCTTCTGCACCCACGAGCACTCGTCGCAGGTGCGGTGTGAGACGGTATTTTGTTGCGCTGCTTGGTGCACATCCATAGGTGCGCCAAATTTGCACGAGGCTGACCGTAAAGAAAAGAACTAGAACAACGCTATCATCTGAATCATGTTGAATTGAAGCGGAGCTATGCCGGGTGTTTCTATGAAGACCTTAAGTAATATTTAGAaatagccgttttgaaataaaaggCCAGTTCCTTCGGATAGATGCCGGCAGTGGTGGTGACTGACGGAGTAAAAATAATAAATGCTACATATTCAAATGAAAGTTATTCCGTATATTTCTTGATGGCAGATGCTCTGCGTTTTGTGCggtgtactatcgaccaaaaaagtttacggaccacgggatctcagaaaacactaaatattcgagcagcctttaaaagtagccagtgaaaccgtacatcacaatgtaggggctggaaatgggaataccaggctgcgttttgaggctgcggagatattcagctttttgtcagatcctttggtccgtaagcttttttggtcgatagtaccttTAATACCCAAGTGTCGTGCTTTCTTTGTGAGATAGTCCCGATGTCTTATGTATACGTCTGGCCACATTACCTGCGA is a window of Dermacentor silvarum isolate Dsil-2018 chromosome 4, BIME_Dsil_1.4, whole genome shotgun sequence DNA encoding:
- the LOC119450713 gene encoding gamma-interferon-inducible lysosomal thiol reductase; translation: MPSSRLQPKGLLVVAFAVTSLLCSASSQNVVNITLFYEGLCPGCHSFILDQLHPTYGKLQDYLNVDILPFGNAHIDVVNGTVKFHCQHGPDECYINEVHTCAVKYVHPTRKLLDFVACMLSQNVPTKAGKPCAQKVGTDWGVLDRCSSGPEGTQLLLDMGKRTRNHKPPIQYVPWIEVNGAHNATIQEKAQVELFGFACELLEPDAPRICKKPSSYYCAARQ